A stretch of the Perca fluviatilis chromosome 17, GENO_Pfluv_1.0, whole genome shotgun sequence genome encodes the following:
- the rfx3 gene encoding transcription factor RFX3 isoform X2 has protein sequence MQTPEAGADSTSTVPLQTTVPVQPTGSTQQVPVQQQAQTVQQVQHVYPAQVQYVEENSGVYTNGNITYSYSEPQLYSQNSGGSYFDTQGSSSQVSTVVTSHGMTNNGGGGSGGMSMNLAGGQVISTSPGAYIMDNTGPHPATQTARASPATIEMAIETLQKSEGLSSQRSSLLNSHLQWLLDNYETAEGVSLPRSTLYNHYLRHCQEQKLDPVNAASFGKLIRSIFMGLRTRRLGTRGNSKYHYYGIRVKPDSPLNRLQEDMQYMALRQQPVQQKQRFKPVQKFDGCSGENYSGGGQHHPGAEEQTVIAQSQHHQQFLDASRALPDFVELDLGQSNTENISPEDVKALQALYREHCEAILDVVVNLQFSLIEKLWQTFWRYSPPDSAEGATVTENSSLSEIEARLPRSQLLELCRNEAVLKWMSTCDHLMYQALVEILIPDVLRPIPSALTQAIRNFAKSLEGWLNNAMNAIPQRMIQTKIAAVSAFAQTLRRYTSLNHLAQAARAVLQNTSQINQMLSDLNRVDFANVQEQASWVCQCEEGVVQHLEQDFKATLQQQSSLEQWAAWLENVVTQVLKPYEHRPSFPRAARQFLLKWSFYSSMVIRDLTLRSAASFGSFHLIRLLYDEYMFYLVEHRVAQATGETPIGVMGEFDSLNTLSLSNIDKDETSGMDSDLEDDVEESGEPLAKREKSEHEVIQVIQVGALEDGSHPVVGVVQPGVLHSLPQPPQDHTEHILTPSASTPTIRHCSATGNTYASV, from the exons ATGCAGACCCCTGAAGCAGGCGCTGACTCCACCTCCACTGTCCCTCTTCAGACCACCGTGCCTGTCCAGCCTACCGGCTCCACCCAGCAGGTGCCTGTCCAGCAACAG GCCCAGACTGTTCAACAGGTTCAGCATGTTTACCCAGCACAGGTGCAGTATGTGGAGGAAAACAGTGGCGTGTACACCAATGGCAACAT AACATACTCGTACTCAGAGCCGCAGCTGTATAGCCAGAACAGTGGAGGGAGCTACTTTGACACACAGGGCAGCTCATCACAAGTGTCCACTGTGGTGACATCTCATGGCATGACCAACAATGGAGGAGGGGGCAGTGGAGGAATGAGCATGAATCTGGCGGGGGGTCAGGTAATCAGCACCAGTCCTGGGGCTTACATCATGGACAACACTGGACCCCACCCTGCCACCCAGACGGCACGAGCTTCCCCAGCTACT ATTGAAATGGCGATTGAGACGCTCCAAAAATCTGAGGGTTTATCCAGTCAGAGAAGCTCGCTGCTCAACAGCCAT CTCCAGTGGCTGTTGGACAATTACGAGACAGCAGAGGGCGTAAGTCTACCACGATCCACCCTCTACAATCATTATCTGCGCCACTGCCAGGAGCAGAAACTGGACCCTGTAAATGCAGCCTCTTTTGGCAAACTCATCCGCTCCATCTTCATGGGACTTCGTACAAGGCGTCTTGGGACAAG AGGGAACTCCAAATATCATTACTATGGTATACGTGTGAAACCAGACTCCCCACTAAATAGACTCCAAGAAGACATGCAGTACATGGCCCTCAGACAGCAACCTGTTCAGCAAAAACAGAG GTTCAAGCCAGTGCAGAAGTTTGATGGCTGCTCTGGGGAGAATTACTCAGGTGGAGGCCAGCACCATCCTGGTGCAGAGGAGCAGACAGTCATTGCACAGAGTCAACACCACCAGCAGTTCCTAG ATGCATCACGGGCCCTCCCTGATTTTGTAGAGCTGGACCTGGGACAGAGCAATACGGAGAACATCAGCCCGGAGGATGTGAAAGCTCTCCAGGCCCTTTACAGAGAGCACTGTGAG GCTATCCTGGATGTGGTTGTCAACCTCCAGTTCAGTCTAATTGAGAAGTTGTGGCAGACATTCTGGCGTTATTCTCCCCCTGACTCTGCAGAGGGGGCCACTGTAACAGAAAACAG CAGTTTAAGTGAGATTGAAGCACGGCTACCCCGTTCACAGCTATTGGAACTGTGTAGAAACGAGGCTGTACTCAAATGGATGAGCACATGTGACCATCTTATGTACCAGGCCCTTGTGGAGATCCTCATTCCTGATGTCCTGAGACCCATTCCCA gtgCCTTGACTCAAGCCATTCGCAACTTTGCCAAAAGCCTGGAAGGTTGGCTCAATAATGCCATGAATGCCATTCCACAGAGAATGATCCAGACCAAG ATTGCCGCTGTTAGTGCCTTTGCGCAAACACTGCGCAGATACACATCTCTGAACCACCTGGCTCAGGCGGCACGTGCTGTTTTGCAAAACACGTCACAGATTAACCAGATGTTGAGTGATCTCAATCGTGTTGACTTTGCCAACGTACAG GAGCAGGCATCATGGGTGTGCCAGTGTGAAGAGGGAGTAGTTCAGCACTTGGAGCAGGACTTCAAGGCCACACTACAGCAGCAAAGCTCTCTGGAGCAATGGGCAGCCTGGCTGGAAAATGTGGTCACTCAGGTGCTCAAGCCTTACGAGCACCGGCCCAGCTTCCCCAGGGCAGCTCGACAATTCCTGCTCAAGTGGTCCTTTTACAg TTCTATGGTGATCAGGGACCTGACCCTGCGCAGTGCTGCCAGCTTTGGTTCCTTCCACTTGATTCGCCTGCTGTACGATGAATACATGTTTTACCTAGTGGAGCATCGTGTGGCACAAGCTACTGGAGAGACACCCATTGGTGTCATGGGAGAG TTCGACAGCCTCAACACCCTGTCCCTCTCTAATATTGATAAAG ATGAAACGAGTGGGATGGACAGTGATTTGGAAGATGACGTGGAGGAGTCCGGGGAACCTCTTGCCAAGCGAGAGAAGTCGGAGCATGAAGTGATCCAGGTGATCCAGGTCGGGGCACTAGAGGACGGGTCCCACCCTGTGGTGGGGGTCGTCCAGCCAGGTGTCCTCCACTCACTGCCCCAGCCCCCGCAGGACCACACTGAGCACATCCTAACCCCCTCTGCCAGTACTCCCACCATCCGCCACTGCAGCGCCACAGGCAACACATATGCCTCCGTTTGA
- the rfx3 gene encoding transcription factor RFX3 isoform X1, which produces MQTPEAGADSTSTVPLQTTVPVQPTGSTQQVPVQQQAQTVQQVQHVYPAQVQYVEENSGVYTNGNIRTYSYSEPQLYSQNSGGSYFDTQGSSSQVSTVVTSHGMTNNGGGGSGGMSMNLAGGQVISTSPGAYIMDNTGPHPATQTARASPATIEMAIETLQKSEGLSSQRSSLLNSHLQWLLDNYETAEGVSLPRSTLYNHYLRHCQEQKLDPVNAASFGKLIRSIFMGLRTRRLGTRGNSKYHYYGIRVKPDSPLNRLQEDMQYMALRQQPVQQKQRFKPVQKFDGCSGENYSGGGQHHPGAEEQTVIAQSQHHQQFLDASRALPDFVELDLGQSNTENISPEDVKALQALYREHCEAILDVVVNLQFSLIEKLWQTFWRYSPPDSAEGATVTENSSLSEIEARLPRSQLLELCRNEAVLKWMSTCDHLMYQALVEILIPDVLRPIPSALTQAIRNFAKSLEGWLNNAMNAIPQRMIQTKIAAVSAFAQTLRRYTSLNHLAQAARAVLQNTSQINQMLSDLNRVDFANVQEQASWVCQCEEGVVQHLEQDFKATLQQQSSLEQWAAWLENVVTQVLKPYEHRPSFPRAARQFLLKWSFYSSMVIRDLTLRSAASFGSFHLIRLLYDEYMFYLVEHRVAQATGETPIGVMGEFDSLNTLSLSNIDKDETSGMDSDLEDDVEESGEPLAKREKSEHEVIQVIQVGALEDGSHPVVGVVQPGVLHSLPQPPQDHTEHILTPSASTPTIRHCSATGNTYASV; this is translated from the exons ATGCAGACCCCTGAAGCAGGCGCTGACTCCACCTCCACTGTCCCTCTTCAGACCACCGTGCCTGTCCAGCCTACCGGCTCCACCCAGCAGGTGCCTGTCCAGCAACAG GCCCAGACTGTTCAACAGGTTCAGCATGTTTACCCAGCACAGGTGCAGTATGTGGAGGAAAACAGTGGCGTGTACACCAATGGCAACAT AAGAACATACTCGTACTCAGAGCCGCAGCTGTATAGCCAGAACAGTGGAGGGAGCTACTTTGACACACAGGGCAGCTCATCACAAGTGTCCACTGTGGTGACATCTCATGGCATGACCAACAATGGAGGAGGGGGCAGTGGAGGAATGAGCATGAATCTGGCGGGGGGTCAGGTAATCAGCACCAGTCCTGGGGCTTACATCATGGACAACACTGGACCCCACCCTGCCACCCAGACGGCACGAGCTTCCCCAGCTACT ATTGAAATGGCGATTGAGACGCTCCAAAAATCTGAGGGTTTATCCAGTCAGAGAAGCTCGCTGCTCAACAGCCAT CTCCAGTGGCTGTTGGACAATTACGAGACAGCAGAGGGCGTAAGTCTACCACGATCCACCCTCTACAATCATTATCTGCGCCACTGCCAGGAGCAGAAACTGGACCCTGTAAATGCAGCCTCTTTTGGCAAACTCATCCGCTCCATCTTCATGGGACTTCGTACAAGGCGTCTTGGGACAAG AGGGAACTCCAAATATCATTACTATGGTATACGTGTGAAACCAGACTCCCCACTAAATAGACTCCAAGAAGACATGCAGTACATGGCCCTCAGACAGCAACCTGTTCAGCAAAAACAGAG GTTCAAGCCAGTGCAGAAGTTTGATGGCTGCTCTGGGGAGAATTACTCAGGTGGAGGCCAGCACCATCCTGGTGCAGAGGAGCAGACAGTCATTGCACAGAGTCAACACCACCAGCAGTTCCTAG ATGCATCACGGGCCCTCCCTGATTTTGTAGAGCTGGACCTGGGACAGAGCAATACGGAGAACATCAGCCCGGAGGATGTGAAAGCTCTCCAGGCCCTTTACAGAGAGCACTGTGAG GCTATCCTGGATGTGGTTGTCAACCTCCAGTTCAGTCTAATTGAGAAGTTGTGGCAGACATTCTGGCGTTATTCTCCCCCTGACTCTGCAGAGGGGGCCACTGTAACAGAAAACAG CAGTTTAAGTGAGATTGAAGCACGGCTACCCCGTTCACAGCTATTGGAACTGTGTAGAAACGAGGCTGTACTCAAATGGATGAGCACATGTGACCATCTTATGTACCAGGCCCTTGTGGAGATCCTCATTCCTGATGTCCTGAGACCCATTCCCA gtgCCTTGACTCAAGCCATTCGCAACTTTGCCAAAAGCCTGGAAGGTTGGCTCAATAATGCCATGAATGCCATTCCACAGAGAATGATCCAGACCAAG ATTGCCGCTGTTAGTGCCTTTGCGCAAACACTGCGCAGATACACATCTCTGAACCACCTGGCTCAGGCGGCACGTGCTGTTTTGCAAAACACGTCACAGATTAACCAGATGTTGAGTGATCTCAATCGTGTTGACTTTGCCAACGTACAG GAGCAGGCATCATGGGTGTGCCAGTGTGAAGAGGGAGTAGTTCAGCACTTGGAGCAGGACTTCAAGGCCACACTACAGCAGCAAAGCTCTCTGGAGCAATGGGCAGCCTGGCTGGAAAATGTGGTCACTCAGGTGCTCAAGCCTTACGAGCACCGGCCCAGCTTCCCCAGGGCAGCTCGACAATTCCTGCTCAAGTGGTCCTTTTACAg TTCTATGGTGATCAGGGACCTGACCCTGCGCAGTGCTGCCAGCTTTGGTTCCTTCCACTTGATTCGCCTGCTGTACGATGAATACATGTTTTACCTAGTGGAGCATCGTGTGGCACAAGCTACTGGAGAGACACCCATTGGTGTCATGGGAGAG TTCGACAGCCTCAACACCCTGTCCCTCTCTAATATTGATAAAG ATGAAACGAGTGGGATGGACAGTGATTTGGAAGATGACGTGGAGGAGTCCGGGGAACCTCTTGCCAAGCGAGAGAAGTCGGAGCATGAAGTGATCCAGGTGATCCAGGTCGGGGCACTAGAGGACGGGTCCCACCCTGTGGTGGGGGTCGTCCAGCCAGGTGTCCTCCACTCACTGCCCCAGCCCCCGCAGGACCACACTGAGCACATCCTAACCCCCTCTGCCAGTACTCCCACCATCCGCCACTGCAGCGCCACAGGCAACACATATGCCTCCGTTTGA
- the rfx3 gene encoding transcription factor RFX3 isoform X3, whose product MQTPEAGADSTSTVPLQTTVPVQPTGSTQQVPVQQQAQTVQQVQHVYPAQVQYVEENSGVYTNGNIRTYSYSEPQLYSQNSGGSYFDTQGSSSQVSTVVTSHGMTNNGGGGSGGMSMNLAGGQVISTSPGAYIMDNTGPHPATQTARASPATIEMAIETLQKSEGLSSQRSSLLNSHLQWLLDNYETAEGVSLPRSTLYNHYLRHCQEQKLDPVNAASFGKLIRSIFMGLRTRRLGTRGNSKYHYYGIRVKPDSPLNRLQEDMQYMALRQQPVQQKQRFKPVQKFDGCSGENYSGGGQHHPGAEEQTVIAQSQHHQQFLDASRALPDFVELDLGQSNTENISPEDVKALQALYREHCEAILDVVVNLQFSLIEKLWQTFWRYSPPDSAEGATVTENSLSEIEARLPRSQLLELCRNEAVLKWMSTCDHLMYQALVEILIPDVLRPIPSALTQAIRNFAKSLEGWLNNAMNAIPQRMIQTKIAAVSAFAQTLRRYTSLNHLAQAARAVLQNTSQINQMLSDLNRVDFANVQEQASWVCQCEEGVVQHLEQDFKATLQQQSSLEQWAAWLENVVTQVLKPYEHRPSFPRAARQFLLKWSFYSSMVIRDLTLRSAASFGSFHLIRLLYDEYMFYLVEHRVAQATGETPIGVMGEFDSLNTLSLSNIDKDETSGMDSDLEDDVEESGEPLAKREKSEHEVIQVIQVGALEDGSHPVVGVVQPGVLHSLPQPPQDHTEHILTPSASTPTIRHCSATGNTYASV is encoded by the exons ATGCAGACCCCTGAAGCAGGCGCTGACTCCACCTCCACTGTCCCTCTTCAGACCACCGTGCCTGTCCAGCCTACCGGCTCCACCCAGCAGGTGCCTGTCCAGCAACAG GCCCAGACTGTTCAACAGGTTCAGCATGTTTACCCAGCACAGGTGCAGTATGTGGAGGAAAACAGTGGCGTGTACACCAATGGCAACAT AAGAACATACTCGTACTCAGAGCCGCAGCTGTATAGCCAGAACAGTGGAGGGAGCTACTTTGACACACAGGGCAGCTCATCACAAGTGTCCACTGTGGTGACATCTCATGGCATGACCAACAATGGAGGAGGGGGCAGTGGAGGAATGAGCATGAATCTGGCGGGGGGTCAGGTAATCAGCACCAGTCCTGGGGCTTACATCATGGACAACACTGGACCCCACCCTGCCACCCAGACGGCACGAGCTTCCCCAGCTACT ATTGAAATGGCGATTGAGACGCTCCAAAAATCTGAGGGTTTATCCAGTCAGAGAAGCTCGCTGCTCAACAGCCAT CTCCAGTGGCTGTTGGACAATTACGAGACAGCAGAGGGCGTAAGTCTACCACGATCCACCCTCTACAATCATTATCTGCGCCACTGCCAGGAGCAGAAACTGGACCCTGTAAATGCAGCCTCTTTTGGCAAACTCATCCGCTCCATCTTCATGGGACTTCGTACAAGGCGTCTTGGGACAAG AGGGAACTCCAAATATCATTACTATGGTATACGTGTGAAACCAGACTCCCCACTAAATAGACTCCAAGAAGACATGCAGTACATGGCCCTCAGACAGCAACCTGTTCAGCAAAAACAGAG GTTCAAGCCAGTGCAGAAGTTTGATGGCTGCTCTGGGGAGAATTACTCAGGTGGAGGCCAGCACCATCCTGGTGCAGAGGAGCAGACAGTCATTGCACAGAGTCAACACCACCAGCAGTTCCTAG ATGCATCACGGGCCCTCCCTGATTTTGTAGAGCTGGACCTGGGACAGAGCAATACGGAGAACATCAGCCCGGAGGATGTGAAAGCTCTCCAGGCCCTTTACAGAGAGCACTGTGAG GCTATCCTGGATGTGGTTGTCAACCTCCAGTTCAGTCTAATTGAGAAGTTGTGGCAGACATTCTGGCGTTATTCTCCCCCTGACTCTGCAGAGGGGGCCACTGTAACAGAAAACAG TTTAAGTGAGATTGAAGCACGGCTACCCCGTTCACAGCTATTGGAACTGTGTAGAAACGAGGCTGTACTCAAATGGATGAGCACATGTGACCATCTTATGTACCAGGCCCTTGTGGAGATCCTCATTCCTGATGTCCTGAGACCCATTCCCA gtgCCTTGACTCAAGCCATTCGCAACTTTGCCAAAAGCCTGGAAGGTTGGCTCAATAATGCCATGAATGCCATTCCACAGAGAATGATCCAGACCAAG ATTGCCGCTGTTAGTGCCTTTGCGCAAACACTGCGCAGATACACATCTCTGAACCACCTGGCTCAGGCGGCACGTGCTGTTTTGCAAAACACGTCACAGATTAACCAGATGTTGAGTGATCTCAATCGTGTTGACTTTGCCAACGTACAG GAGCAGGCATCATGGGTGTGCCAGTGTGAAGAGGGAGTAGTTCAGCACTTGGAGCAGGACTTCAAGGCCACACTACAGCAGCAAAGCTCTCTGGAGCAATGGGCAGCCTGGCTGGAAAATGTGGTCACTCAGGTGCTCAAGCCTTACGAGCACCGGCCCAGCTTCCCCAGGGCAGCTCGACAATTCCTGCTCAAGTGGTCCTTTTACAg TTCTATGGTGATCAGGGACCTGACCCTGCGCAGTGCTGCCAGCTTTGGTTCCTTCCACTTGATTCGCCTGCTGTACGATGAATACATGTTTTACCTAGTGGAGCATCGTGTGGCACAAGCTACTGGAGAGACACCCATTGGTGTCATGGGAGAG TTCGACAGCCTCAACACCCTGTCCCTCTCTAATATTGATAAAG ATGAAACGAGTGGGATGGACAGTGATTTGGAAGATGACGTGGAGGAGTCCGGGGAACCTCTTGCCAAGCGAGAGAAGTCGGAGCATGAAGTGATCCAGGTGATCCAGGTCGGGGCACTAGAGGACGGGTCCCACCCTGTGGTGGGGGTCGTCCAGCCAGGTGTCCTCCACTCACTGCCCCAGCCCCCGCAGGACCACACTGAGCACATCCTAACCCCCTCTGCCAGTACTCCCACCATCCGCCACTGCAGCGCCACAGGCAACACATATGCCTCCGTTTGA
- the LOC120545670 gene encoding bone morphogenetic protein 10-like → MTVSVFSNLGFIRSLTVLLLMLTGLSLSSPIRSPENHHRVSVGRDVDDNELLDAQDFLSQFLSTMNLTELRPQPRPLTARKEPPEYMLELYNRFANDRAAMPSANIVRSFKNEDSSPYSITARGVRIHPLLFNISMRHHEHITRAELRIFTLFQKARRPYAGIDCKVTIYKIHERVVRTKEVGKEGRRRDKGEVVEMKDLEELVTKHFHVKDNSWVSFDLTHVVALWRKSGCATHKLEVHIASLGSEEEGATQEVTEQGERLVEIDIERSLEGKHNAVMIIFSDDQSRDHKQDKQELNQMIEHENDLPENVGRSQQPFWGHANHNAGHANQDELDKQSLMQLQSNLIYNTPPRIRRNVKSEPCKRTPLFVDFKDIGWDTWIIQPVGYEAYECNGVCNTPMTSEVSPTKHAIVQTLLSVKSPERVSRACCVPTKLEPTALLYHDNGVITYNHKYEGMVVAECGCR, encoded by the exons ATGACCGTTTCAGTCTTCTCCAACCTTGGGTTTATCCGCTCTCTGACTGTCCTACTTCTGATGTTGACTGGTTTGAGCTTGAGCAGTCCCATCAGGTCTCCTGAGAACCATCACAGGGTGTCAGTCGGTAGAGATGTGGATGATAATGAGCTCCTTGATGCACAGGACTTTTTGAGCCAGTTTCTGTCCACAATGAACCTCACAGAGCTGAGGCCCCAGCCCAGGCCCCTCACTGCCCGCAAGGAGCCACCAGAGTACATGCTGGAGCTGTACAACAGATTTGCCAATGACCGGGCTGCTATGCCCTCAGCCAACATTGTGCGCAGTTTCAAGAATGAAG ATTCCTCCCCCTACAGTATAACGGCCAGGGGTGTAAGGATACATCCTCTGCTATTCAACATCTCAATGCGCCACCATGAGCACATAACAAGAGCTGAGCTTCGTATTTTCACCCTGTTCCAGAAGGCTCGAAGACCATATGCTGGCATTGACTGCAAGGTGACCATCTACAAAATACATGAGCGAGTTGTTCGGACAAAAGAGGTGGGGAAagaagggagaaggagggataaAGGGGAGGTGGTGGAGATGAAGGATTTGGAGGAACTGGTGACAAAGCATTTCCATGTCAAAGATAACAGCTGGGTGTCGTTTGACCTGACTCATGTGGTTGCACTCTGGCGGAAATCAGGGTGTGCAACTCACAAACTGGAGGTCCATATCGCAAGTCTGGGGTCAGAAGAGGAAGGGGCCACACAGGAGGTCACAGAGCAGGGCGAGAGGTTGGTTGAGATTGATATCGAAAGGAGCTTGGAGGGAAAACACAATGCGGTGATGATTATATTCTCAGATGATCAGAGCAGAGACCACAAACAGGATAAACAAGAGCTCAACCAGATGATTGAACATGAGAATGACCTTCCTGAAAATGTGGGCCGGAGCCAACAACCTTTCTGGGGTCACGCTAATCACAACGCTGGCCACGCTAACCAGGATGAGCTGGACAAACAGTCTCTCATGCAACTGCAGTCCAACCTTATCTATAACACACCTCCCCGAATCCGTCGCAATGTTAAGAGCGAGCCATGCAAGAGGACCCCTCTCTTTGTGGATTTTAAAGACATTGGCTGGGACACGTGGATCATCCAACCTGTGGGCTATGAGGCGTATGAGTGCAACGGTGTGTGCAACACACCCATGACATCCGAGGTCTCGCCTACCAAACATGCCATAGTGCAGACACTGCTGAGTGTTAAGAGTCCAGAGAGAGTATCGCGTGCCTGCTGTGTTCCCACTAAGTTGGAGCCGACCGCGCTGCTTTATCATGATAACGGGGTGATCACTTACAACCACAAGTATGAGGGAATGGTGGTGGCAGAGTGTGGCTGTAGATAG
- the smad4a gene encoding mothers against decapentaplegic homolog 4a, which yields MSITNTPTSNDACLSIVHSLMCHRQGGESESFAKRAIESLVKKLKEKKDELDSLITAITTNGAHPSKCVTIQRTLDGRLQVAGRKGFPHVVYARLWRWPDLHKNELKHVKYCQYAFDLKCDNVCVNPYHYERVVSPSIDLSGLTLSNSGSLLVKDEYDYDNQQSHSSSESHLQTIQHPPARPGPQEIFISPSLLPPSEGSGSASTSAFSTISVGPSNPTSNWSRNGSFTAAVPQHQNGHLQHHPPMPHTGHYWPVPNEIAFQPPISNHPSPEYWCSIAYFEMDVQVGETFKVQSTCPIVTVDGYVDPSGGDRFCLGQLSNVHRTENIERARLHIGKGMQLECKGEGDVWVRCLSDHAVFVQSYYLDREAGRAPGDAVHKIYPSAYIKVFDLRQCHRQMQQQAATAQAAAAAQAAAVSGNIPGPGSVGGIAPAISLSAAAGIGVDDLRRLCILRMSFVKGWGPDYPRQSIKETPCWIEIHLHRALQLLDEVLHTMPIADPQPLD from the exons ATGTCAATCACAAACACTCCCACAAGCAATGATGCCTGCCTAAGCATTGTGCATAGCCTGATGTGCCACCGACAGGGAGGGGAGAGTGAAAGCTTTGCTAAGCGAGCTATTGAGAGTCTTGTCAAGAAGCTGAAGGAGAAGAAAGATGAGCTGGATTCCCTTATCACAGCCATCACTACGAATGGAGCTCATCCTAGCAAGTGTGTAACCATACAGAGAACTTTGGATGGACGCCTACAG GTTGCAGGGCGAAAAGGTTTTCCTCATGTTGTCTATGCCCGACTATGGCGATGGCCTGATCTACACAAGAATGAATTGAAACACGTGAAATATTGCCAGTATGCCTTTGACTTGAAATGTGACAATGTTTGTGTCAACCCATACCACTACGAGAGGGTCGTCTCTCCGAGCATTG ACTTATCAGGGCTGACCCTTTCAAATTCAG GTTCACTCTTGGTAAAGGATGAGTATGACTATGACAACCAGCAATCTCACTCAAGCTCTGAAAGCCACCTGCAGACTATCCAGCATCCCCCGGCAAGACCCGGTCCACAGGAGATCTTCATCAGCCCCTCTCTACTCCCCCCATCAGAGGGCAGCGGTTCAGCTTCAACCTCTGCTTTCTCTACCATCAGTGTTGGACCATCAA ACCCTACCTCCAATTGGAGCAGAAATGGCAGCTTCACCGCTGCAGTGCCTCAACATCAGAACGGGCATCTACAGCATCATCCACCCATGCCTCACACAGGGCATTACT GGCCTGTTCCCAATGAAATTGCGTTCCAGCCCCCCATATCCAATCACCCTT CTCCAGAGTACTGGTGCTCCATTGCTTACTTTGAGATGGATGTCCAAGTTGGGGAGACGTTTAAGGTGCAATCCACATGTCCGATAGTGACTGTGGATGGCTACGTTGATCCATCAGGAGGGGACCGCTTTTGCTTGGGCCAGCTGAGCAATGTCCACAGGACAGAGAACATAGAGAGAGCCAG GCTACACATTGGCAAAGGCATGCAGCTGGAGTGCAAAGGTGAAGGAGACGTCTGGGTGCGCTGTTTGAGTGATCATGCAGTGTTTGTGCAGAGCTATTACCTGGATCGAGAGGCTGGACGTGCCCCTGGAGATGCAGTTCACAAGATCTACCCAAGTGCTTACATCAAG GTGTTCGACTTGCGTCAGTGCCACAGGCAGatgcagcagcaggcagcgACAGCTCAGGCCGCAGCTGCAGCCCAGGCAGCAGCAGTGTCCGGGAACATTCCTGGACCTGGCTCTGTGGGAGGCATCGCCCCTGCCATCA GTCTTTCAGCTGCAGCAGGCATTGGGGTTGATGACCTGCGCAGGCTGTGCATCCTGCGGATGAGCTTCGTGAAGGGCTGGGGGCCCGACTACCCACGGCAAAGCATTAAAGAGACACCCTGCTGGATTGAAATTCATTTACATCGAGCTCTACAGCTACTGGATGAAGTTCTGCACACCATGCCCATAGCTGACCCTCAGCCTCTTGACTGA